The Flavobacterium faecale genome has a segment encoding these proteins:
- a CDS encoding SusC/RagA family TonB-linked outer membrane protein produces the protein MKKINRKEQKSPYNYRFNLALKLTVIIFGITINSMRADNKKANNKLEVLNIQQIQQIQVKGTVRDTDGMPIPGANVMIKGTTTGTTTDIDGNYILAVQGVGQTLVFSYLGLKSLEIKINGKMVVNAILTNDAAALEEVVVVGYGTVRKSDLTGSVSSADTKELNKTQNTNLAQAIQGRMAGVSVTKGSGGPGSTPTVRIRGIGTVNGADPLYVVDGVPINDISSINMADAKSVEVLKDASATAIYGSRGANGVVLITTNGGTKGKTVITYKTYVGVENRIDNLDVLNSQQWATLYNEGNANDGKPADPALANPSALPNYNWKDAIYKSGQMQSHQLAVSGGTDKTTYYASFGYINQTGILQNSSYKRTNFRVNNTYQIMPKIKVGHNIQYSNSNTNSVPSFGPDSFTKSAFVGYMIDPVSPIYNADGSYGQPKYVSSLAVNPLGLVQFGQSPNTKESFLGNVFLEIEIIKGLTFKSNYGLQINDSKVDNFKPAYNVSPSYNSPVSTYYLQRNEDRVLIMSNTLNYNTTFSKKHNFTALLGQEIQDLSSNNVTAQRNQIPESVANPTLGSGAVSTSTNGGGISNSKLLSFFGRINYNYDDRYLLTGTYRLDGSSRFGSNNRWAQFPSLALAWNIHNEKFFHANAINQFKFRVGWGETGNQNIPNSSTFNTLNIGNNYPFGDSKNTGLGVAPLQPGNQNLKWETTKTSNIGLDLAFLHNSVTFSADYFIKNTSDMLMPTPILGISGYSQNPYTNAGNIRNKGVELTANYKKVIKDFSFSLGGNISFIQNKVLSLNGEGSLIQTGSANALYNISRTVAGQPLASFYGYQMEGIFQNQSEVNSSAILPNTKPGDVKYKDLNGDGVINDNDKTFIGSAFPKYTYGINLDMTYKQFDFTAFFQGSQGNKIFNSTDRWLEADLASNSNTNALNRWTGEGTSNSVPRATFDNSGNNAQISSRFVKDGSYLRLKNVQIGYTLPDSILDKIAISKLRLYVSGQNLLTFTKYDGLDPEVGVDNTQNSPLDIGIDRGRYPSVRTISLGLDVNF, from the coding sequence ATGAAAAAGATTAATCGAAAGGAACAAAAGAGTCCTTACAACTACCGGTTTAATTTAGCATTAAAATTAACTGTGATCATTTTTGGAATCACTATTAATTCTATGAGAGCAGACAACAAAAAAGCAAATAATAAATTAGAGGTATTAAATATTCAACAAATACAACAAATCCAAGTTAAAGGAACTGTAAGGGATACTGATGGCATGCCTATTCCAGGAGCCAATGTAATGATAAAGGGAACTACAACTGGAACTACAACAGATATTGATGGAAACTATATTTTAGCAGTTCAAGGAGTAGGACAAACATTGGTTTTTTCTTATCTAGGTTTAAAATCATTAGAAATTAAAATTAATGGAAAAATGGTTGTTAATGCTATTTTAACTAATGATGCCGCAGCATTAGAAGAAGTAGTTGTAGTTGGTTATGGAACAGTAAGAAAATCAGATTTAACGGGATCTGTATCTTCTGCTGATACAAAAGAATTAAATAAAACACAAAATACAAATTTAGCGCAAGCTATTCAAGGTAGAATGGCTGGAGTATCAGTAACTAAGGGTTCTGGAGGACCAGGTTCTACACCAACAGTGCGAATAAGAGGTATAGGTACTGTAAATGGCGCAGATCCATTGTATGTAGTTGATGGAGTTCCCATTAATGATATTTCTAGTATTAACATGGCAGATGCAAAATCAGTCGAAGTTTTAAAAGACGCTTCTGCAACTGCAATATATGGCTCTAGAGGAGCAAATGGAGTTGTTTTGATTACTACAAATGGTGGGACAAAAGGCAAAACAGTTATAACTTACAAAACATATGTAGGCGTTGAAAATAGAATTGATAATTTAGATGTCTTAAATTCACAACAATGGGCTACCTTATATAATGAAGGAAATGCAAATGATGGTAAACCAGCAGATCCAGCTTTAGCTAATCCTTCGGCACTACCAAATTATAATTGGAAAGATGCTATATATAAATCTGGTCAGATGCAAAGTCATCAACTGGCTGTTTCTGGAGGTACAGATAAAACAACTTATTACGCTTCATTCGGTTATATCAACCAGACAGGGATTCTTCAAAATTCTTCTTATAAAAGAACAAATTTCAGGGTAAATAATACCTACCAAATAATGCCAAAAATTAAAGTTGGTCACAATATTCAATACTCAAATTCAAATACCAATTCGGTACCATCTTTTGGTCCAGATTCGTTTACAAAAAGTGCATTTGTAGGCTATATGATTGATCCTGTATCCCCTATATACAATGCAGATGGTTCTTATGGGCAGCCAAAATATGTTTCTTCTTTAGCTGTCAATCCATTAGGATTAGTTCAATTCGGACAATCACCTAATACTAAAGAAAGCTTTTTGGGTAATGTGTTTTTAGAGATCGAAATTATTAAGGGGTTAACTTTTAAATCTAATTATGGTTTACAAATAAATGATTCTAAAGTAGACAACTTTAAACCAGCATATAATGTTTCTCCATCTTATAATTCACCTGTAAGTACTTACTATTTGCAAAGAAATGAAGACAGAGTTTTAATTATGTCTAACACTTTAAATTATAATACTACTTTTTCAAAAAAACATAATTTTACGGCACTATTAGGACAAGAAATTCAAGATTTAAGTTCAAACAATGTAACAGCACAACGTAATCAAATACCTGAAAGTGTTGCTAATCCTACGTTGGGATCGGGAGCAGTATCTACATCAACAAATGGAGGCGGAATTTCAAATTCGAAGTTATTATCTTTCTTTGGTCGAATTAACTATAATTATGATGATCGCTACTTATTAACGGGTACCTATAGATTAGATGGCTCATCTCGTTTTGGTTCAAATAATAGATGGGCACAATTTCCATCTTTAGCTTTGGCATGGAACATCCATAATGAAAAATTCTTTCATGCGAATGCTATTAATCAATTTAAGTTTCGTGTAGGTTGGGGAGAAACAGGTAATCAAAACATTCCTAATTCATCTACATTTAATACATTAAACATAGGTAATAATTACCCCTTTGGTGATTCTAAAAATACTGGGTTAGGTGTTGCACCATTACAACCAGGAAATCAAAACTTGAAATGGGAAACTACCAAAACGTCAAATATAGGACTTGATTTGGCTTTTCTTCATAATTCGGTGACATTTTCTGCAGATTATTTTATTAAAAATACTTCAGATATGTTAATGCCAACTCCCATACTTGGTATTTCGGGTTATTCACAAAATCCATATACAAATGCGGGAAATATTCGAAATAAAGGAGTAGAGTTGACAGCAAATTATAAAAAAGTAATCAAGGACTTTTCGTTTAGTTTAGGAGGTAATATCTCGTTCATTCAAAATAAAGTACTAAGTCTTAATGGTGAAGGAAGTCTTATCCAAACAGGAAGTGCAAATGCATTATATAATATCAGTAGAACTGTTGCAGGACAGCCTTTGGCATCATTTTATGGTTATCAAATGGAAGGCATTTTTCAAAACCAAAGTGAAGTAAATTCAAGTGCAATTTTACCAAATACCAAGCCGGGGGATGTAAAATATAAGGACTTAAATGGAGATGGAGTGATTAATGATAATGATAAAACATTTATAGGTTCTGCATTTCCAAAATATACGTACGGTATTAATCTAGATATGACGTACAAGCAATTTGATTTCACAGCCTTTTTTCAAGGAAGTCAAGGTAACAAAATTTTTAACTCTACAGATCGTTGGTTGGAAGCTGATTTAGCATCAAATTCAAATACTAATGCTTTAAACAGATGGACTGGCGAAGGGACATCTAACTCTGTACCAAGAGCAACGTTTGATAACTCTGGGAATAACGCTCAAATTTCGAGTCGTTTTGTAAAAGATGGCTCTTATTTGAGACTGAAAAATGTTCAAATTGGATATACTTTACCAGATAGTATTTTAGATAAAATAGCAATAAGTAAGCTTCGTTTATATGTATCGGGACAAAATCTACTAACCTTTACTAAATATGATGGTTTGGATCCAGAAGTAGGAGTTGATAATACACAAAATAGTCCTTTGGATATAGGTATCGATAGAGGTAGATATCCATCGGTACGAACAATTTCTTTAGGATTAGATGTTAATTTTTAA
- a CDS encoding glycoside hydrolase family 2 TIM barrel-domain containing protein encodes MKKLFLAVCFMTIVCCGLTKAQAQEINFNDSWKFFNAEADGAEQANFNDSKWRNLSLPHDWAIEGPFDYKHNARTGGLPVTGTGWYRKNFKMPQDAKGKVVRIEFEGAMYDAHVWVNGQLVGNRPFGYIGFEYDISKYLKYDGSNNTIAVRLRPQDLASRWYPGAGLYRSVWMKIDETVHVGHWGSYITTPTVTAEKAVVQNETTVVNKENKEVSVVVKHEYFSPAGKSVSTVDETITIAPNSSKVSALYSFILKPERWDTETPNLYKTVTTITQNGKIVDTYETKIGLRSIAFTKDGFFLNNKKVRFNGVCLHHDNGSLGSAVYKRADQRKLQMMKDMGTNAIRTSHNPPSTEFLETCDELGLLVLDESFDMWKMPKVENGYSMFFDEWAERDLKDMIRRDRNHPSIVMWSTGNEILEQGDKKNGWKVAKTLNDYCKEVDPSRPTTMGMNNYSNPYDNNFAQQVDIAGVNYKPSKYSEIRSNYPELPIYGSETSSITSSRGVYHLPIEKYEKHASKHVTSYDIIGPSWAYPPDIEFHFQEENPFVMGEFIWTGFDYLGEPTPYGGRDNSTNGHWNGDWPSHSSYFGAVDLAGFPKDRFFLYQSHWSTKPMIHLLPHWNWKGMEGKEIPVYCYTNVDEAELFVNGKSMGRKVKGKDLTEIKVNFIRYEPKTFQSKYRLSWNVPYEPGTIKVVGYKNGKAVNEEVIRTAGKPAKISLSVDRSKITADGQDLAYVTVKIQDKDGNLVPDADNLVNFSVNGVGTLVGVDNGNQISLESFIEPKRKAFSGMCLAILKSSKSSGKITLKATSKSLKSAEVTIETK; translated from the coding sequence ATGAAAAAACTATTTTTAGCGGTCTGCTTTATGACAATTGTTTGTTGTGGCCTGACCAAAGCACAAGCACAAGAAATCAATTTTAATGATTCATGGAAATTTTTTAATGCAGAAGCCGATGGCGCCGAGCAAGCAAATTTTAATGATTCCAAATGGCGTAATTTAAGTTTGCCACACGATTGGGCAATCGAAGGTCCATTCGATTACAAACACAACGCCCGTACCGGCGGATTACCTGTTACAGGAACTGGATGGTACCGTAAAAACTTCAAAATGCCACAAGATGCCAAAGGCAAAGTGGTTCGAATTGAATTTGAAGGTGCTATGTACGATGCGCACGTTTGGGTAAACGGTCAGTTGGTTGGCAATAGACCTTTCGGTTATATCGGTTTTGAATATGATATTTCGAAATACCTTAAATATGATGGTTCGAATAATACAATTGCTGTTCGTTTACGTCCGCAAGATTTAGCTTCACGTTGGTATCCAGGAGCGGGATTGTACCGTTCGGTTTGGATGAAGATTGATGAAACAGTACATGTAGGACATTGGGGAAGTTATATTACTACGCCAACGGTGACTGCAGAAAAAGCGGTAGTTCAAAATGAAACGACGGTGGTAAATAAGGAAAATAAAGAAGTTTCGGTAGTTGTAAAACACGAATATTTTTCACCAGCTGGAAAATCAGTTTCAACAGTTGATGAAACGATTACTATCGCACCTAATTCTTCAAAAGTTTCCGCTTTGTATAGTTTTATTCTAAAGCCGGAACGTTGGGATACAGAAACTCCAAATTTGTATAAAACGGTTACAACTATTACTCAAAATGGAAAAATTGTAGATACCTATGAAACTAAAATTGGACTACGATCTATCGCTTTTACAAAAGATGGGTTTTTCTTAAATAATAAAAAAGTGCGTTTTAATGGCGTGTGTTTGCACCACGACAATGGTTCATTAGGATCTGCAGTGTATAAAAGAGCTGATCAGCGCAAGTTACAAATGATGAAAGATATGGGTACTAATGCTATCCGTACAAGTCATAATCCACCTTCAACAGAGTTTTTAGAAACATGTGATGAGTTAGGATTATTAGTTCTTGACGAATCATTTGATATGTGGAAAATGCCAAAAGTAGAAAACGGATATAGTATGTTTTTTGATGAATGGGCAGAGCGTGATTTGAAAGATATGATTAGAAGAGATAGAAATCATCCTTCAATTGTTATGTGGAGCACTGGAAATGAAATATTAGAACAAGGTGATAAAAAGAATGGTTGGAAAGTCGCTAAAACGTTAAACGATTACTGCAAAGAGGTTGATCCTTCACGTCCAACGACGATGGGAATGAATAATTATTCAAATCCTTATGACAATAACTTTGCACAGCAAGTAGATATTGCTGGTGTAAATTACAAGCCAAGTAAATATTCTGAAATTCGTTCTAATTACCCGGAGCTTCCAATTTATGGTTCGGAAACCTCTAGTATTACAAGTAGTCGTGGGGTATATCATTTGCCAATTGAAAAATATGAAAAACATGCCTCAAAACATGTAACTAGTTACGATATCATTGGACCTTCATGGGCTTATCCACCAGATATTGAATTTCATTTTCAAGAAGAAAACCCATTTGTAATGGGAGAATTTATTTGGACAGGTTTTGACTATTTAGGCGAGCCAACACCTTATGGAGGAAGAGATAATTCCACCAACGGACATTGGAATGGTGATTGGCCATCACACAGTTCTTATTTTGGAGCAGTAGATTTAGCTGGTTTTCCAAAAGACAGATTCTTTTTGTATCAAAGTCATTGGTCAACAAAACCTATGATTCACTTATTGCCACATTGGAATTGGAAAGGAATGGAAGGAAAAGAAATTCCGGTTTATTGTTATACGAATGTGGATGAAGCCGAACTTTTTGTAAACGGTAAATCAATGGGTCGAAAAGTAAAAGGAAAAGATTTGACAGAAATTAAAGTGAATTTTATTCGATACGAACCAAAAACTTTTCAATCGAAATACCGTTTGTCATGGAATGTACCTTACGAGCCAGGAACAATTAAAGTAGTTGGTTATAAAAACGGGAAAGCAGTAAACGAAGAAGTGATTAGAACAGCAGGAAAACCAGCTAAAATCAGTTTGTCTGTTGATCGTTCAAAAATAACTGCTGACGGTCAAGATTTGGCTTATGTAACGGTTAAAATTCAAGACAAAGACGGAAATCTAGTGCCTGATGCCGATAATTTAGTAAACTTCTCCGTTAACGGAGTGGGAACATTAGTTGGTGTGGATAACGGAAATCAAATTAGTTTGGAATCTTTTATTGAACCAAAACGTAAAGCATTTAGCGGTATGTGTTTGGCTATTTTGAAATCTTCAAAATCAAGTGGTAAAATTACATTGAAGGCGACTTCAAAATCATTAAAAAGTGCGGAAGTAACTATTGAAACTAAGTAA
- a CDS encoding RagB/SusD family nutrient uptake outer membrane protein, protein MKSYKKIKKSIVVCSVLALGSLVSCNNDYLDVGVYGTPEVDSFYKSPVDAEQGITAAYSPMREQYGRENFLASTASTLLFGDIGTDDLLKGGARSNDGPQLFEKETYALTTSNTAAEAIWKVNFKGVLYANLVLAKVPAVDFTDANRKKEILAEAHFLRAYYYYYLVNTFGGVPLIDKPLEQGAYNVARSSKAETYTFIENDLKAAIADLPSRFAKPATYLGHADKGAALGLMMRVSLYQNKMGQVKTYGEQLFATPYVLADYTTIFRQEGEWNSGSIFEINMSSNASSLGTYITSMMTPRNKGGIGFGQIQPELRNEFEVNDPRLAASFYTVTGNYGTDWYNKKYSWAPYSNYAKPTTGGTGNSANNIRIIRLADAYLMYAEAIYKVDPATAVTYVNKVRKRARGTQPITVVPDLIATLSGDALRDAIYHERRVELAGEGLRFQDLIRTGRAKALLSPLGFVENKNEVMPIPYSQTELSQGVLLQNNY, encoded by the coding sequence ATGAAATCATATAAAAAAATAAAAAAATCTATAGTAGTATGTTCTGTACTAGCTTTAGGATCCTTGGTATCTTGTAATAATGATTATTTGGATGTAGGTGTTTATGGTACACCAGAAGTGGACAGCTTCTACAAAAGCCCTGTTGATGCTGAACAAGGTATAACGGCAGCTTATTCGCCTATGAGAGAGCAATATGGGCGTGAAAATTTCTTGGCCTCCACTGCTAGTACTTTACTATTTGGGGATATAGGAACAGATGATTTGCTAAAAGGTGGTGCAAGATCAAACGATGGACCACAATTATTTGAGAAAGAAACCTACGCATTAACCACTTCAAATACTGCCGCAGAAGCAATTTGGAAAGTCAATTTTAAAGGTGTTTTATATGCCAATCTAGTCCTTGCAAAAGTACCTGCTGTTGATTTTACTGATGCTAATAGAAAGAAGGAAATCTTGGCCGAAGCACACTTTTTACGTGCATATTACTACTATTATTTAGTTAACACTTTTGGTGGTGTGCCATTAATTGATAAGCCACTTGAACAAGGAGCTTATAATGTAGCACGCAGTTCAAAAGCTGAAACATATACTTTTATCGAAAATGACTTAAAAGCTGCCATTGCCGATTTACCGTCTCGTTTTGCAAAGCCAGCAACATATTTGGGGCACGCAGACAAAGGAGCGGCATTAGGCTTGATGATGCGCGTATCACTGTATCAAAATAAAATGGGTCAGGTGAAAACTTATGGTGAACAATTGTTTGCAACACCTTATGTTTTGGCTGATTATACTACAATTTTCAGACAAGAAGGAGAGTGGAATTCAGGTTCAATTTTTGAAATTAATATGTCTTCCAATGCAAGTAGTTTAGGTACTTACATAACAAGTATGATGACGCCAAGAAATAAGGGTGGTATCGGTTTTGGACAAATACAACCAGAATTGAGAAATGAATTTGAAGTGAATGATCCACGATTAGCAGCTTCGTTTTACACGGTTACAGGTAACTACGGAACTGATTGGTATAATAAGAAATACTCTTGGGCTCCCTATAGTAACTATGCAAAACCTACGACAGGAGGTACTGGAAACAGTGCTAATAATATTCGTATAATTCGCTTAGCAGACGCATATTTAATGTATGCCGAAGCGATTTACAAAGTTGATCCTGCAACCGCTGTGACGTATGTAAACAAGGTAAGAAAAAGAGCAAGAGGAACACAACCTATTACGGTAGTTCCAGATTTGATAGCTACTTTGAGCGGTGATGCGCTACGAGATGCAATATACCATGAGCGAAGAGTGGAACTTGCAGGTGAGGGATTGCGTTTTCAAGACCTCATTAGAACAGGAAGAGCCAAAGCACTACTTAGTCCTTTAGGTTTTGTCGAAAACAAAAATGAAGTAATGCCAATACCGTATTCTCAAACAGAGTTATCACAAGGTGTTTTACTTCAAAATAATTATTAA
- a CDS encoding RagB/SusD family nutrient uptake outer membrane protein, producing the protein MKLYNKFTKKVKYCSLILFVSMISCSKDYLEVGVYGTPVTENFYKTPVDAEQALIAAYAPMNTMYGPGDFWAGMGSDILMGDVGSDDFLKAGANISDNIPLYEKETYEITTTNISLQHIWDLNYQGILFANLVIKKIPDIEFSDTNRKKQILAEAHFLRAYYYFDLVNSFGGVPLIDKLLKLGEYTIPRASTQETYAFIEADLKIAIADLPSRFNSPASYLGHADKGAALGYMMRVSLYQNKMDQVKEYGDQLFTLPYTLAANYASIFNSVGEWNSGSIFEIVCSSNTSNLGTTVTRFISPRNQKGYGFMQVKDELRKEFEDNDPRYMASFYNVTGNYGTNWYNKKYSWAPNSDYSFPTVGGVNNSANNIRVLRLSDAYLMYAEAIYDKDPATAVKYVNKVRTRARGTQPITVVPDLADTMSGKPLLDAIYHERRVELAGEGYRYQDLIRTGRAGTVLAPLGFVVGKNEVMPIPYTEVSLSQGVITQNTGY; encoded by the coding sequence ATGAAATTATATAATAAATTCACGAAAAAAGTTAAATACTGTTCGCTTATTCTTTTTGTAAGCATGATTTCATGCAGTAAAGATTATCTAGAAGTTGGAGTCTACGGAACTCCTGTTACTGAAAATTTTTATAAAACACCAGTAGATGCAGAACAAGCCTTAATTGCGGCTTACGCTCCTATGAATACCATGTATGGACCAGGCGATTTTTGGGCAGGAATGGGATCAGATATTTTAATGGGTGACGTGGGATCAGATGATTTTTTAAAGGCAGGAGCGAATATTTCAGATAATATTCCATTGTACGAAAAAGAAACGTACGAAATTACAACAACAAATATATCATTACAGCATATTTGGGATTTAAATTATCAAGGTATATTATTTGCTAATTTAGTTATAAAGAAAATACCAGATATCGAATTTTCAGATACTAACAGGAAAAAACAAATTCTAGCCGAAGCTCATTTTTTAAGAGCCTATTATTATTTTGATTTAGTGAACAGCTTTGGAGGAGTTCCATTAATTGATAAATTATTAAAGCTTGGGGAATATACAATTCCTCGTGCGAGTACCCAAGAAACATATGCTTTTATCGAGGCTGATCTCAAAATAGCCATTGCTGACCTACCATCAAGATTTAATAGTCCTGCATCTTATTTAGGGCATGCAGACAAAGGAGCTGCATTAGGTTACATGATGCGTGTTTCGTTATACCAAAATAAAATGGATCAAGTAAAAGAATACGGAGACCAATTATTTACTTTGCCTTATACATTAGCTGCTAATTATGCTTCAATTTTTAACTCTGTAGGAGAATGGAATTCAGGGTCAATATTTGAAATAGTTTGTTCATCCAATACCAGTAATTTGGGAACAACTGTAACACGTTTTATTTCACCGAGGAATCAGAAAGGATACGGCTTCATGCAAGTTAAAGATGAATTAAGGAAAGAATTTGAAGATAATGACCCTAGATATATGGCTTCTTTTTATAATGTAACAGGGAATTATGGTACCAATTGGTACAATAAAAAATATTCATGGGCACCAAATAGTGACTATTCTTTTCCTACAGTCGGTGGTGTTAATAATAGTGCAAATAATATTAGAGTACTTCGTCTTTCTGATGCTTATTTGATGTACGCCGAAGCTATTTATGATAAGGATCCAGCAACAGCAGTTAAGTATGTAAACAAAGTGCGTACTAGAGCTCGAGGAACACAACCAATAACTGTCGTCCCAGATTTGGCTGATACTATGAGCGGCAAACCATTATTAGATGCTATTTACCATGAACGTCGTGTAGAATTAGCAGGTGAAGGCTATAGGTATCAAGATTTAATTAGAACAGGTAGAGCTGGTACAGTATTGGCTCCGTTAGGTTTTGTAGTAGGTAAAAATGAAGTAATGCCTATTCCTTACACTGAAGTGTCCCTTTCTCAAGGGGTAATAACTCAGAATACGGGATATTAG